AAGTTTAATTGATTGattttttataatcattaagcATTCATTTGCGATTACGGTTGTATATAAAGAAAGTTAGATTATGTATccagattttaaaaattatatcacaTGATTTTGTTGTTCTATCTTCTAGCTAAGACTAGGTTCGTGTCCGCGAGATTatgcatttatatatttttctgtttaGATAAATGtgaatatgtttttttgataGTTTCATCATTTTGTatcaaaaaaatctacaaactTTGTACATGAAAAGTACGATAAGATTTTGGGTTCCATTTTGTTAATGTTTTGTTGATGATTTCATATGGgcgtaaattttatttgtaacgCTAAATTCATGTATATAAGTATCAATCTGCACATAATGGTAGAGTAAACTTAGTATTGCTCATTTTGAATAGGGTTgagtgaaaaataaattatataattgatcaGAGATGGTTAGTGGTTCTACTTGGTGTATCATAAAAGTAAGAATTATTATAGAATTTTTGTTAAGCAAAGAATAATATTAATACATGATGTCAAAATATAAAGAACATAGGCTAGTGAAAGAAATTATGCCGAAAACATTGGATTTGTTAAATCAAGTTGTGGATTTGTGGTGGCGTAGACTTTGGTTCCATTGTTTTTATTTCTGGTTTTATCTTTACAAATTTGTATGAAGCATTATTCATCTTTTTGTTGAAGTAAAATCAAGTTCCTTAAgagatcttaagagattttggaggAGTTCTCCACAAAATAATGGATCCCACAactacatacacatatataatatatacatatacatttaTGGCAAGTTTAGAACTCCAGTGGGTAAAACCCCCATTGGAGCTCTTAAATAGAAGGGAATATTAATTTCCCTAATATTAAGGAAAGTAGTTAGAAGATATTGTTTAAGGTTGAAAACTTATAtgctttaattttattaatttttgattaGCATCTGGCGAAGACAACTTTATGTCGTGAGATGTGTGCTTTGCAGAAGCAAAATAATTAACATAGTATTTTTGGGTTAATTATTTGGTTTATTGTTAATTAGTTCTAAAACTATCTAAAGCTGAAtgaatttataactttttttgaaaatatagcaACTTATTATCTTATACTTAAACAcatctattaaaatatttattttgtaaactaaaataataactatttgattttttataattatgtaaGTATTTTTTGgatatacttatttattttgcatattaattttcaaaaaaacatacatttttcttatatattttttttcaaaatatatcaaCTAAAAATATCAGTAAAATTatgaatttcaattttttttatgaaaatatagatTCATATCTTAGATAAAGAACTTAACTAAATGCAATGAATAAAACTAATCTGACTTGGTCGAATTATTATCAGAAATATTTTAATTCCGTTTAGAGAGAAATGTAATTCAATATATCTGAAAATGAATAACCAAATCAATCTagattcttataaaaaaaaatttaactttataatatttttttttattttatacatataaattacggAATGACTCAAGATACATTGATAAATGAAAGTGAACTTTTAATTAAATTGTTATGATTTaattcttttgaaaatttatatataagcatgagattataaattttaaattgatcaatacttcaatttttatattcaattctcaatacaaaatatatcaaatcatatataattctatcaaatttacatatctaagacaaaataactaaactaaatgcattaacaaaaaaataaaatttataaaaataataatattatggttgaattcagaaaaatatatataatctaacATACCTTAATAATAACCAAACCGACCAAATACTCACAtgtctaattaaaataacataatattgtttaaaataatcatTGTAGTGTGGCTactttataaatagaaaattagctagtatattatttataagataaaatataaatatcataataaGCTAAACAAAAGAATgacttatttaaatattaataatagatATAAGGTTTTAGTAGTGTTGATGCTCATCTTCACTACTTCAGTTGTGTTGCATGAGCTTCGAAGCAAAGAAAAGAGAATTTTCTTATAACACAAATGGTATTGCTGAATCTCTGAGTTTTAACAAACCATCTAAAATAATTCCCACTAAACATGTTTAGCCAAACAAAATCAACCTTAAATGTTAATGTACTAATATTCTCTGGTTGTGTGTGGTGGCTTGTTATCTTTGTCTTGTTTTTGTAGTCGTTTCTTCTCGGTTTAGACAAAAGTTTGTCTAACTGAACTTCCACACATTCTTAACCTTTGAGCTCTATATTACTTCTAAGTATACACACAGATGAAAAAACCTAGCTTCTTTGTTGTGTTCTCTTATATGGACTGTTATaccaatgtatatatatatgtatcttcaTTTttctaacataaaatatttCCTTAATTGTACctgaattgaaaaataataattgaatgGACTTAGTTTCATTGATACCAAAGCAGATTCAGTTTGGTTCACTGTTTGTCTTGAAACCAAATTCAGATGCGGCAAATGTGACATTGCATTGCTTTGGCGATGTCACTGAGGAAAAGCTGTTGGGTCTCTTGTAACTTCGGTTGTTTCTccaacatcatctgtaggcaccACCCTGTTTTCAATCTGTATTTGCGAGGAGCTTTGGATATGGGGCatataaacaaaacaacatcAAATATAATAGGACTGATGCTCTTTTTGGTTAGAAAGCAGACAAAGATTATTTTTAGCAGCCATGCATGTGATATAATTACCTCGATCAGCTCAAAGAAACATTTCTAAGCTTCCACTTGTGACATTGGAGCTTATGTGATCTCGAAGCTCCTTGTAAAGAAAGAGTGACAAAATTAAACATGTAAGTAATATTATAACAATTAAATTCTGAACAAATACGAAAGAATGTCAAGAGATTTGATATCTTTGATAGAAATTTAAGTTTTAATGTCAAGAGATTTGATATCTTTGATAGATGTCATCTTTATCTTCTTTCACTTGAGGTTCTcctgtaaaagaaaaaaaaagaaaagaaatatttgTAACATGTTTTGCCTTCGAGACTTTAGCTTTCGAAAGAGTAAGCAACTTTCTAGAGACATGTGTGGTTAATAGTTCAgaaaaacacaaaattattatGTGAAAGTATATACCCGTAGCCTCTGAAGTCTCCGGTTGATGCCTTGCCGTTCTGTATTTGTTCTGTATTTACGTGCGTAACAAAATATAAAGACGATAAACAGTAATTAATTGATTGCAGTAACACATTTCTTCCACAGTTTCACGATGGCAGAAGCTAGCTCATTATTCCTCCCttttaaggaaaaaggaaaagactGTTAGGAACTTAGGAGctggaagaagaaaacctcaGGCCAAATGCAGAAGAATCATAACTTAGTTAATACCAAAGTAAAGAGAACAAAGATTAGTATCAGCAAATCAAAAGACAGAAATTTAAACACAAATATTGAAATATTGCAACTTGTATAAACCATTAGAACCATTTCATGATCTTATCTCTTCTCATTCTATAAACCTACTCATGAACtgatttatttttgtgaaaagaACTCGTTTGAGAAAGTTACCTCACTCTCTTAGGAATTCTTCAAAATGCTTATGCACAACTCTCCCTGAAGCTTAACTATAGAGAAGACACACAAAGTGGCAAGGAAGCTGGGTAATAAAGTGAATTGATTACATCATTTGTGTATGATAGTATTTACCTAATTTGATGttctttgatttattatatcGTGTATTAAGGCAAGCTTTTAAAGGGGATTGAAGCGCAAGTTTTGTGATAATAATTagtgaatattttatataattagggtgAGATTGATTTCAGAAGATtaatttaacgtatataaataTGTAGCCTTGAGTTCTTTGTTATTTCTCTTTCTAGGATTGCAAACCTAGAGTTCTAAAGACATTTTTCACATCAATTGtggttttatcagtttttttatttgtttctttataatTTGTTGCTTtcgtattttattattatattacttatgttttgtttcatattatcataatttttattatgaaagtaATAATTATATTCCTATGTGttgttttatcttaaatttatttaattatctgCTTATGCGTAATGATTTATTTCCATATAATATACTTCAATTACACCTAACTAATTACAcaagttttttgaaaaaaactacattaTATAAATCTGCATAATTTCGTTCAATATTTATTATATCTAATATTTGtgactatatatttttactttataatatctatagattaaAAGTAATAATCTCTTTTAATCACTCATTCCGCGTTGTGCACAGGTTATGATCTAGTTATCACTTTAATATCGGAACACTTGGAGGAACAATATGTGAACGTGTTGTGAATGCAATgagaatcaaataaaaaaaactagatttcgatccgcgcaaccgcgcgggtttttgttttcatttatttttatataaacattttttttcaattctaaattggtatataattataatatatatgtgtctatcaatttttaaaatataataagtttacggtatattttttttattgaaaagattgtttcaaactttcacatatatttgtatcttcttctatatatatattttcggattattatttcattattaaaatcgtaactatatatataaagattaataaactattttttattgtcatattcaaatatattgtaacatttcacaaatttagaaagtttttaaaaaattaaaattttcgcttcaaagatttatattatcgagtaaataaataaacatttaatttttgtttaatttttaaaataaactatgtagtgtaaaatttgttttcattggtttaaagtAGTAAAAATTAaccattgttagataatatgagttttgttatttaaaaaaaaatcatcttatatattttaaaagctaacatcgacaaatatttaaataattaacatatggaagtatagtattacaacattaaattatatctatttaatttatactatctataaatcaaatgaatcatgtattgtttaaatccaattattgatagcccaataaaaatttctggtatgctcaaaatttaaaatgataggattaaagattaaatgtaacatgacatTTTAGGAATAAGTCCattagatctatttttttttaaatcacacatgaatcaaagttgtgacttctgttttaatatataagattcgAAGTTCCATAGGTACGATGACCGACCATGCATGTAGAGGACTGAAAAACAACACAGATGATATGATTCAGTAAACTTTAAAACCAGCCAACAGAAAGATTCCAATGCGAAAAGCCAAGTAAGCATTCGAGACGGGAAGCTTGATCTGGTCCTTGCTGAGAGCATGTGTGCACCAATCTTCAAAGACAGGGCTTGTTGGTAATTGAGTCGGAAGAATACCATCCATCTTACAGCTCAAATGAGCGGCCTTCTTGGTCAGGTACCACGAGGCAGGTCCGATGTCAACAGCATTCTTGCATGTCAAACCAAACTCACTCTCCAGCATCATCAGGGACTTATTTATGCTAATCCCCACGAAAGTGAAATCAGGGAGGTTGAGAAAATTGAAGAGTGAGAGAGGAAGTTCAACATAATCATAGGGGTGAAGCTGAACTATTAAGCAGTGGTCTCCATCACAAAGCTGGAGCAAGACGGTTTTAGTTAGCTTTCCTGGCTTCATTGCTCGTTCTGTGTCAAGACCAATGATTTTCTTCATGTTAAGGTTGTCAGACAAGAATGTCTTGACAAGACGGTTGATTTCGCTGGTTTCTCTAGTGACAGTCGTTTCAACTCTAGCCACTCCAAGATCAACAATGGACGAAGACATCTCTGGAAGGATAGGGAAAACAAGTGGATGCAAGCATTGTATATACGTTTTAAGTCTTTATATAGACGTACAATGGAATTACAAAAGCCGCAACCTTTGGAGAAGAAAACGAAGAGACTTAAAAGTCGAATGCATGCAAGATAAAAAGCTGTCTCGACTTTTCAGATACACGAGCTATTTCATTACTATTGTTACTGTCATATGATCATCAACCATTTATTCATTGGCCACACAGAAACCATTTCCCAACAAACAACTCTTAAAAAGAGACAACGCCTAATTGTAAAAACAATCTTGTGTTTACAATGAAAATGGTTTTATAGCTACTCTCAAGTAAGATATCTCTTGAAATGTAAACAACAAACCCAAATGAGAAACATAATAGCTAACGGTTAACGGTGCTCATTGCACGGATACAGATGATATAAACTCAACCTTGCCAGATAAAAGAGTTGCTTAACAAACCTCGGTCGCACCTGTTTGTAGTAACCCAGTTCCAGCAAAACCCTGAAATTTTCAGAAAGCTTTTTTAAGCCACAAAGTAGAGAGACGAAGATAAGACTTCAAGAACCCGCTACTCAATCAAAACCATAATTAACCTCCAAGAACCAGGGTAGAACATTACTAACTTGTCTTCGAACAGGGAACTTACCGAACAAGAGCTGACCACTCTGGTCTAATAGCGGTTGAAGTTTTTTCCATAGTCTTCACGCCTCTGGCGTTGGAACCCACCATAGTTGCTGTTGTCTTGATGCCTCGAAGGATAGTTTTTTACATGGTTAGGAGGATATCTTCCTTCAGAATCCATTGGCACATTGTTTCCAGCATAGGGAGGAGGAGGGTTGGAAGAGTAACCATCATCAAACTCAGCATAAGGAAACTGTCTATAGTTACTAGTACCATAACTCTGACCAGCGATCTGCTGCTGCCTTGCTTGCTGCTCCTGACGTCTCTGAGCATCTACTTGAAGGAACTCTTCCCAATGTTTAGCGTTCATACCCCTTAGCCCAGCTAGTTTCTTCATGTAACTCTCTCTCAGTTCCCGCATTGTCTAAAAACTCGGCACAAATTCACATCAGAAGCTGAAGTTCCTCACGAAAGAGTTTGCAATTTCACAAGGAGACTAGGTGAGACTAAAGTCTGCTGCCATCTAATACTATACGAGCAACTAAAAATTTGCCATTTCTGAGGTGACAGTAAACCCTAAACACGGTTTTGAATCTAAAAGGGAACACATCAGTTTCTGGGATCTCTTACCTCGCGATGCTTGTTGTtctcctcatcttcttccttatcGCGTTTCTTTGCAAGCTCCATCACATCTCTCGTGTATTCCATTTCTAGCTCTTCTAAACTCTGAGGGAAAGCAGGGCGTTCAAACTGATGACTCATCTGAATGTCTCTTGAGCCAGAGCCACCACCCATTCTCTCTTGATCCCATCTTTCAGACCTGTAACCACTCACCTCATACTTTTGCTTTTCATACGGTTTATCCCATCCACTATAACGTGGCCTCCCTGGGGATTTCGAATGTGTGGAACGACTCCGAGCTCTGTCACTACCATAAGCTTCATAAAAACGAATAATAATGTTGTTAACTGCTTTGATCACTCGACCAAAATAGCATGCAGACTTGTGGAAGGCAAAAACTTCagtaactaatttatttaattagaaaTGAATTACAAGGACTTACCTTTGGCTGCAAAACAAAGACAAGAAGAGTACATTTTCGGCAAAAATAACCGAAAAGACCAATCAACTTCTCCTAAAACAGACTTTAAAAGGAAACAATAACACTAGTTCTCTAAGCTATCCTGTATCCTAGCCCTACCTTGTGGAGATCCTCGTGGAGCAATTCGAACACGGTTCTCTTCGCGCACACGATTATCCACAAACTTATCCTGCCTTCCAGAGCGCTCTGAGAAGCTTGATGAACCATGCGACGGAGGCGGGTGCTGCTGTCTCAGAGGTTCAGGGTTTCGAGCAGCACGCGGTGGAGGTGGTGGACCAACAGAAGTTCTTCTAGGCGACCTGGATCTGCTCCTGTGAGAGGCAGAAGAAGTTTTAGCCTCGCCTTCCTCTCTAACCTTGTGAACAGCATCCACACCTTTCCTCAAGATTAATCTGTCCTTCCCACTGACGATAATGAACTTGTCATCCATCTTGATCTTGCATCCGGTCTCGCTCTCAATCTTTTCCACAGCTTTATCAGTAAACAAAGCCCTGACGTTCTTGTCCCTAGCTGGCACCCTCTCAAGGAACTCGTGAGACTTTCTGTTGGCACCAAGCGTAGATGGACATCCCTAAATAAGCATCACTAACAATCAGTATAATGAAACTACAAAAGGAGTAAGTAACTCCGGAGGATAGTTTACCTGAGTGAAATGACCAGACTCTCCACATATCTTACAGATCATTTCCTCttctttcctcttcttccaGTTCCTCTCAGTGGCTTTGGACTTAGCCTCCCAGACCTTAGCCTCTCGGCTGGTGAAATCAGTTGGTACAGAGTTGGGGTCAGGGAGCTCCTGCTGCTCTGCTTCTTCATCACGTTTATTATCTTCAGGAAGTTTAGGTTTTTCTTGGAcgttggtggtggtggtggtggtggtggtcacAGGACCTGTGTACTCCTTGTAGATTTCACTAAAGTCGTCATCAATCTCTGGGTCTTCTGACCTTGTGCTCTCCATCTGAatacaaacacaatcacaactctctctctcgcttTCAATTTCCAATAAGAGTCTCTCAAAAGGAAGCATAGATTCACACATCCAATAAGAAACTAAGGCTCAATCGATCAACAGATACAAAGAATCAAAAAAGGCGGCTAAGAAAGCGAACGGGAAGAGTGTGTCTAGATTTCTTGGATAAAAGGTTTACCTTTCCAATTGCGAATCAATCAATGGGCGACCGCGTACGAGAAGAAGACGCTGAAGGAGACGACTAGCTTAGGGTTCGTAAGAAATGACAAAATCCAATGTTTTTAGTATTCTCCTTTTGATCCTTTGATTTCTCGAAAATAACATCATACACCCTTAAGCAAACGTCGTCAATTAATCTCGACGTTTTGATCTTATACGTCGTCGTTTTCAGCTATACAACTTCAGGCTATAAAGTCTATGGTTACTACTTAACTAAGTAGTAAGGTTTAATCTTGTACATGCTCTGAAAAACTCATACGACTTCTTCTGTTTGAAGGAAACAAAAggatatatctatatattgtaaatacAGAGCCGTGCTTAcctgaagaaaaagaaacattgGTTTAGGTCATCAAAATCTTACAAAACACTTAGTAATATTTGATTCCTTTGTTATATAAAACTCATACATCATTAAGTCATATGACCTTCGTTTGTCATCACTATAATATAGATTCCTTGAAGcaatatctatctatctatctatctataataataaagtagGGTATTCTCCCTTCTCCTGCTGCCACGTCACCGTGGTGGATGAGGCATTTCGTGACACGTGTCGACACACCAGGATATTTTCGATTTTTGCTTCCTGCCGGTCTCTACATCCTTTCATTTAAACTgggcttttatttattttggcccAAACTTTTGCAAACCCCTTAGAAACCAAAATGAGATTAAGGCTCCCTCTCCGTCTTCCTCTGCGCTGCGACAGAAGCTTAGAGCGGCGATCCGATCTACATAACGTCTGCACCATCCATAACTCAGAGGTTTTGGTAATGGCGAGATTCAACACCGGTAGATTCCTCACACCATCGAAGCAAGAGAAAATCATAAGCTGCATATGGTATTTGATCGTATTTGTTTCCTTTATCATTTGTTTTCGTTTAAGTGAATTATATAGCTTGAGCAGTAGCAAATATTGTTTATTTCTGTTCTTTATATTTGGTATGAAattgtttttgttcttttgaAAGGTCTCTGGATCACTGATTgttaccttcttttttttgtttcaagtaCTTCCCTTTATAAGAAATCTTTTGTTCGCTCTATAAATCTCTCAAAAACCATTAAATTGCATCCTTTATTTTTATTCTGCAGATGGTACTCCGAGAAGACGGTGTTGCTGAGTTGAACAATTGCTGAGTTCCGGTGTTGTCGGCTCTCATGTATTCAAACATGAGAATTTAGATGGAAAACTTCTGACTTGCATTTTGGAGGTTGATGGTAAGCTGAATCCATGAAAGTGCAATACCGAATCAGGTGCTTCAATTATGCTattctactttatatatataatgctcACTTTACGACTAGAAAGGTACTTTAGGTTGTCTAATCTCTAAAAAACAATTAGCTTGAAGGCAGAGTCCTGGGCACAGTATCATCTATttgaaagtcatgttacatacTCACATGACTGGGTGTAGATGAAAAGGATCATGACACCATCTTTAacacatagatatatatatatatatatataaatatttggacTGTCGGACACTAACTCCGAACCGTTTTGTGGTGTTGATGCAGGCAGGGTCTTAAGAACGCTGATTAGCAGAGCATATTTGATGATTTAAACAAGCATGACCCAGGGTTCACACAGCCCTCTATTTCAGGGGCAAGGTCACAAGTGGTTCCAACCAACCTGCACTGCCGCTGGTAATCACTAATCCGGGTACAGCAGCTGGTTTCTTTTTTATCACGCTGCTTTCTCAGCCTtcatttaattgttttttctaACTTATGTTTCTCTCAAGTCAATTACACTTAACAAATATGCTCATGGTGTGCAGAATGTGTCGATTTTGGCCTAATTAGAGGTCTTCGTCCAAAATCACATTTTGGGTATGATATTCTTTCATCTAGAAgcttttatgtatttttgtgtacGTTGTTCCTATTATGTGCGCCTATGCCTTGCTTTGACGTTTTTTTCCTTGCTTTTAGGTTCAAGTTTGGTACCATACATGCTGGTACTGGTCCGTAGGAAGGTCAGTAATTTCTGTTCTATTCTTCAAGTGTTGTTTTAATGTCAACCAAGACATAGTAATATTCTCAAAAGTGGACGTGTTTATATAACAGACTTTGGACGCTATAATGTTGTTGATGAGCTCGAGATTCTGAAACGGTCGACCATGAATCCTTTGGTGTTGGGTGCCACATCTGGCAGTGACCTACAATATAACGCAGTACAATGATGTTAGGAAACTGGAGACTGTTACAGTGGCGGAGGTGAATGCCTACGTTCTAAACTCGCCTCTAAGAAGATTTACTGATCCAAAGGGGTCAGCCGGTCAGAAAACCCAACAAGAAAGGCCCGAAGAGCTTAGTTTCCTTCATGGAACACTGTCATGAAACCACTCTATCGTTACTCCCAGTGCTTAATATTATTTCTATAAATCTTATGCTATGCAAATAAGAGATTGGGCACTTAGGCGTTTTTGTCTCACTTTTGATTTTGATACTTCCtgaattttttttgcaaataagGGATTGTGCACTTAGGCGTTTAAATAAGGAATTGAGCACTTAGGCGTTTAAATATGAATTACTTCTTAGTTTCCACATAAAATCAAATGTTCAGCCTTTGTTATTTATCTACTTACATTATATGCCCTACGTTATTTGTCAAAGCTAGCCACCTTGACCCCACTAATAATGGAATGTATCCAAAGAAAACCTAATATTAACCGGGTCTCGTGGTCTGGCGGTATAagaacctcggctgaggtgcccgccatcacgagttcgagacccggccacagcggatttaacatGGTTTCCGTTTGGCCGCCAGGACCTGCCAGTTCCGGTTGGACGCGGTGGGATAGTCGGACTAAGGTCCGGatacctggattatcaaaaaaaaaaaaaaaaacctaatatttaaacatctgaCGCAACATGTTTCTTAGTAGCCTTGCTCTAATTCGTTAATGTTGCTATGATTTTAGTGTGTTTAAAAACAATAGTCCTCCCCACAGCCACTACTACTATTTTATCCTACAAGACAACTTGATATATCCCGTAATCCGCGTCAATATTCTCATCTCAGCTAATAGAATTTGCTTCAAAGTGCTATATGTTAATAATAGCAGATAAAAAAACACCCTCATGTTCTACACTTTTTTCGTTTTAAAGGTTTGTATCTCTATCGTTTACCTATATGGCATAACCATATTATGCAGAGAATGATAGATATAGGACAAACTTGAATGGAAataaataaaaccataaaagatcaattttataaacaaatcgGAACATCTTTGCACGTAATACATGTAAAACAGCTCTCATGTTACATAAAAACCCTCATGACAACAGTGTGGACAATAACATGTCATCCAATAACATAAATAATTGATGCAACTTATGCTACTATTACAagaaagagataaaaaaaattgtacttcagaaaaaaaaattgtacttcAGAAAAACCATCTCCCACAAACAAATATGTAACTGAAATCCCTGAAATGATTGAAAATAAGAACTCATCAATGTCTTTGCCACTTTCCCTGAATCAATTCTTCTTTCTAGATAATTCAGACGAGAActgctaacaaaaaaaaagaaatcacacCACTATTGGAAAACTATAAATAACATTTTCCATACCTCACGTCCAAGTGTTAATTTGCAATGTAAACACTAAGATACTCAACAATCATTGTGCTACACAAGTTATCGACGCCCCGTGCGTATCGCAGACAAACCACTAAATTATATTGTAACTCCTACTTCCTGATTCATTATAATGTCTTTTTAAATTTCATGACCGGAGAAAACATAAGCTGAGCAATTTTGCATGTTATAAAGTGCATCTGCCCTTTCTTTATGAACCATACGTCCACTACATCTTACAGATGCAAATATTCCAACTCCTCGTCATTTTTAGTAATTCGTAACAAAACACAAAGATCAAACCACTCAACTAAGAAGTAACGAAACCACCAGACACACCACACTTTCtgtgacaatttttttttttgtgtagaaCAACTTCCAGCACAAGAATACTCTGTCTGATGAGGTTCATATGTGTACCTTTAATTACAGTGCATGCATGGTCACATCAATgttaaaagaaacccaaaagtCAATCCAACCTTGCCGTTACTAATCAAAGCCCCTCAGGACATCCATAAGTTGTACAACCGAGCATTTACTAAAACTCCATAACCTTATTACATCATTGAGTTGCACAGAAAAACAACATAGACTAGAAactgtataaattaataatcgataaattaatacacaataaattaataaatttctctCGTCCAAACtggttcaaaatatgacacaaatcgataaaataataagataatatttttttaaagaaaattctaGGTAAATATATAGTCacactaaaattataaattaataatttatctgaatatattttttatatttacaaataaaatactatattaaattaacacttaatatattttgatgagtttTAGTAAAACTATATCTAAGAccacatttaaaatctatgaaacatattttatatgcaCCAAATAATATGATAAGAACAAGATGAATgttgaatttcaaaaaattaattaatttatatacaaaaaattaattaatttatttacaaaaaataaaatattttcttatttttttaaaaaaatatatatatttaagataaaaaattctaaaaaaattgaataagatagaaaaatttaaaaatatttttttctaaattaataactttataaattagtaaaatcTCATAGTCccatta
The window above is part of the Brassica napus cultivar Da-Ae chromosome C8, Da-Ae, whole genome shotgun sequence genome. Proteins encoded here:
- the LOC106345282 gene encoding uncharacterized protein LOC106345282; amino-acid sequence: MSSSIVDLGVARVETTVTRETSEINRLVKTFLSDNLNMKKIIGLDTERAMKPGKLTKTVLLQLCDGDHCLIVQLHPYDYVELPLSLFNFLNLPDFTFVGISINKSLMMLESEFGLTCKNAVDIGPASWYLTKKAAHLSCKMDGILPTQLPTSPVFEDWCTHALSKDQIKLPVSNAYLAFRIGIFLLAGFKVY
- the LOC106451996 gene encoding uncharacterized protein LOC106451996 isoform X2, with translation MESTRSEDPEIDDDFSEIYKEYTGPVTTTTTTTTNVQEKPKLPEDNKRDEEAEQQELPDPNSVPTDFTSREAKVWEAKSKATERNWKKRKEEEMICKICGESGHFTQGCPSTLGANRKSHEFLERVPARDKNVRALFTDKAVEKIESETGCKIKMDDKFIIVSGKDRLILRKGVDAVHKVREEGEAKTSSASHRSRSRSPRRTSVGPPPPPRAARNPEPLRQQHPPPSHGSSSFSERSGRQDKFVDNRVREENRVRIAPRGSPQAYGSDRARSRSTHSKSPGRPRYSGWDKPYEKQKYEVSGYRSERWDQERMGGGSGSRDIQMSHQFERPAFPQSLEELEMEYTRDVMELAKKRDKEEDEENNKHRETMRELRESYMKKLAGLRGMNAKHWEEFLQVDAQRRQEQQARQQQIAGQSYGTSNYRQFPYAEFDDGYSSNPPPPYAGNNVPMDSEGRYPPNHVKNYPSRHQDNSNYGGFQRQRREDYGKNFNRY
- the LOC106451996 gene encoding uncharacterized protein LOC106451996 isoform X1, whose translation is MCESMLPFERLLLEIESERESCDCVCIQMESTRSEDPEIDDDFSEIYKEYTGPVTTTTTTTTNVQEKPKLPEDNKRDEEAEQQELPDPNSVPTDFTSREAKVWEAKSKATERNWKKRKEEEMICKICGESGHFTQGCPSTLGANRKSHEFLERVPARDKNVRALFTDKAVEKIESETGCKIKMDDKFIIVSGKDRLILRKGVDAVHKVREEGEAKTSSASHRSRSRSPRRTSVGPPPPPRAARNPEPLRQQHPPPSHGSSSFSERSGRQDKFVDNRVREENRVRIAPRGSPQAYGSDRARSRSTHSKSPGRPRYSGWDKPYEKQKYEVSGYRSERWDQERMGGGSGSRDIQMSHQFERPAFPQSLEELEMEYTRDVMELAKKRDKEEDEENNKHRETMRELRESYMKKLAGLRGMNAKHWEEFLQVDAQRRQEQQARQQQIAGQSYGTSNYRQFPYAEFDDGYSSNPPPPYAGNNVPMDSEGRYPPNHVKNYPSRHQDNSNYGGFQRQRREDYGKNFNRY